From Bacteroidota bacterium:
GACTTTGCTAATGAAGCACACTCTTTATGATATCAATAGATTTTAGATTTATGCTTATACCTGTATGAACAGAATAATAGTTCAACAACAACTCAATTAATACGCCCCTCTTAGTGTGCGGAATATCGGCATCTTTTATATCTCGAAATGTTTTTTGTAATAGTTGGTGCAAAAGAAGACTTGTTTCAATATCTGCAAAAAGATGTAAATACCTGTTCTGCGTATTTTCTGCAACAAACATCCCCTCGCTTATATTAAAAATAGGGGTTTCCTCCGAATAGTTTGAAAAAGGTGAAAATCCAAGATAAGAAGAAAGTTTAATCAAATATAGAATGGGAAAGTTGGCATAATTGTTTACGCGCTTATCAAGTGAGGTAAAGTAAAATCTTACAAAATCATATAGTCTAAAATTAGGCTCGCTTTCCTTTATTATTTTTTGAAAAAACTCGGTGCTAAAAAACACGATAGCTGATTTAATAGGATGAAATGGGATTTCAGCATAAGGAAAATTAATCTTTGCCTCTTTAATGTTTTTTAGCGAATTGTTTTCCTTAGAATAATAAACAACATCAATTATTGATGCGGGCTGGAAAATATTTGCTTTTGTTTTCGACTTTTTTCCATGAATACCCTTTGCGTAACCGGAAACAAAACCAAATTCTTTCGTATATAGCTTTACTATTATAGAACTGTCTGTGTAGCTAAGGCTAGATAACACAATACTTTCTGTGGTGGCCAACATTTCTCTTCTGCGGCCTAGTTAATAACCAATATTTTGGTTACAAATGTTTTGTCTCCCTCTTCGTCAGACATAAAAGCCAAGTAAACTCCAGTTTTCACTCTATTCCCTTTGGTGGTTCTGCCATTCCAAATTGCTTGTCCTCCCAAGGCTTTTGTTTTGTAAACTAATCTGCCGGCAACATCAGTAATTCTAACATCTACATCCTTCACTAATCCTTTAATTGCAATTGTCCCATCGTACGACTCCTTAACCGGATTTGGATATGCATACACATTGTCATACTCCTCTAACCCTTCTGTAGCAGTACTTCTGTACGAAACCAATCCATTTGAAGTTCCAAAAAAAACTTCTCCTGTTTGATGATTAATGGAGATGCTTGCTATTTCATTAGAAAGGAGCGGACTGTTTTCTTGCGTAAAATGATGTATCTCTTTTTGTCCATCTTCCGACAATAAAAAAACTCCGGAATTTTGTGTGCCTATCCATTTTCTGTTGGCACCATCAATCGCAATTGCCTTAATAGCTTCTGTTTCCAAAAGTTTTTGAACATGTCCATCCTGCTCAATTAATATTTGTTGCGAGTCCCAATTATCTCCGGAAAAAATAGACTCGGGAGAATAAAAAACAGCAACCCCCGCTGCGGTTCCAACCCATACGTGATTACTTTGATCTTCTGCCATACAATAAACAAAATTACTAGGCAAAGCGCCTTTCCCTACTTCATTAGTAATGCGTTTGGAGTTTGAGGCATTTGGTGCCGCAAAAGTTCCTTTGTCGTCAAACACCAGCATCCCTTTGCTTGGTAGATTTATCCATTTTTGCCCGGACGAAGTTATATACAGATTAAAGACAGTGGTTTGGTCATCTACATCAAATCCAAAAAAATTAAACCCTTGCCAAGTGCCATCTCTTTTTCGCACATGCAAACAAGAAGATACGTTACTGTTGGTAACCCACAGATTTCCATCTTCATCAAATGCAGAGCCCCCTACGCCCACATAATAAAACTGCGATCGAGATTGAAGTGTACTGTTATTTGTGCTGTGCTTTTTTACTAAATTATTGTTGGTAAACTCTAAAACTCCTGTTCTGTAAGATGCAGCATAGTAATGATTTTCGTTTTTAGGGTCAACAGATATGGATACTAAATCGTGTAACGAATCCATTTGCAAGCCTGCTGCAGATTGATAATTAGATACCGAAGTCCACGTTTCATCTTTAAATACCGAAACTGAACCTGCCGTATATGTATTATGAAACGGACCCTGTGTAGCACCCGGTACGGCCCATATTCCATTTGCTCTAGCATCCATATTATAAACTCCCACCGTATTAGGACCATTGGGAATAATAAATTCGAAACTTCCATTCGACTCTTTTACTAACCCATTCAACAAATCAGAAGCCCATACATTTCCTGAATTATCAACCAAACTCCTAGTCGGGAGAATATTGGTTTTATAATTAGATACTGCCTTTGTTAGATTTAGCGATGTGTCGAAAATATATATACCCCATTCAGAACAAATAATAAGCTTATTGCTTGAAACTGATATACTTTTGTTGTTATAAGGGTAAGTATTGTTTCCGGAATCTTTGAAATAACCCCACGTTGATGCTGTTAAGTCAAAATCAAATAGCGTGTCTTGCAAGTATGCGTTATTGGTAAGGTTCTTGGAATAGTTTACATAAATATGGTTATTGTAATGAACTATAGAATTGTAAATACCAACAGGTAATGTTGATACTTTAGTCCACGCTCCAAAGTAAATAAGATTTGGGTTTAGCAGCGATGCAGAATATACTCCATTTTCTGTGGCAGCAAAAATAGTATTGTTGGCTATGGTAATTTCGTGTACATTAATCAGTGCCCCATTCAGTCCAATTTTATAGGTGTCCTTAATTTCCTTTTTCTCGGTATCAAAAACCACTATTCCAAATCCACACGCTAAATACGCTAATTTGTTGTGAAAATAAACGGAATTTATCCGTTTATTTCCCATATCAGACTCTCGTTTTATGTCAGAAACATTAATTATTACATCGTTAACCAATACGTCTAAATTTCCATTCTCATACCCAATAAGTAGCGTATTGTTGTAGGTATTAAAGTTTACGGTACTTAATTTCATGTCGCTAAGCCCATTTACCTTCGAATAGCGTTCAATAGAATTGTCGGATAAGTTGTAGGAGAATAATCCTCCGGTTGTTGCACAATACATTTTTCCATTACCTGTACATACCGATAGTGCCGATTTGTAAGGCAAGTGATCTCTCCACTGCCCAATCCCAATAGGTATTTGGGCTTCTATACAAAAGAATTCAAGCACTAAAATAAATAGTAAATAAAAACGCATAAACAGATAACGCATGAATAACGGATATATTTTATAAAAGTAGCCATTTTACCACAAAATATAGCCAGTATTAATATTGTTGTAATCATTTATACAAATTATCCTACATAGCCCACCTGTAATGTAAAAAACAAATAAATTCATACCTTTAAGTATTATATTTGGCTATATAAATTATGGAAAAAGTGGCTTCAAAAAATAAAAAAGCGCAGACTAAAACTACTTTCACAAAAGACACGTACTTATATTGGTACGAGCTTATGCTTCTCTTGCGCAGATTTGAGGAGAAAACAGGGCAACTGTATATTCAGCAAAAAATAAGAGGCTTTTGCCATTTATACATCGGTCAAGAAGCTTTGGTAGCAGCGGCAGAAAGCGCCATTAGAAAAGAAGATAGAGTAATTACTGCATATCGAGATCATGCTCATCCCATAGCCAGAGGCGTGGATGCTAAGTACATTATGGCCGAACTTTATGCAAAGGCAACCGGTTGTTCCAAAGGCAAGGGTGGTTCTATGCATATGTTTTCTAAGGAACATAATTTTTTTGGTGGACACGGTATTGTTGGTGGCCAAATTCCTCTAGGTGCAGGCATTGCATTTGCCGATAAATACAATGGAAATGACCGCATAACGCTTTGTTACATGGGCGATGGCGCTGTGCGTCAAGGTGCATTGCACGAAGCATTTAATATGGCTATGCTTTGGAAATTGCCGGTAGTGTTTATTATTGAAAATAATAATTATGCTATGGGAACATCTGTGCAACGTACAAGTAACGTACATGATTTATATAAAATTGGGTTAGGCTTTGAAATGCCATCTTTTCAAGTAGATGGTATGAGTTGTGAAGCAGTACATGAGTCTATTGCCCAAGCTGCCGAAAGAGCT
This genomic window contains:
- the pdhA gene encoding pyruvate dehydrogenase (acetyl-transferring) E1 component subunit alpha, whose amino-acid sequence is MEKVASKNKKAQTKTTFTKDTYLYWYELMLLLRRFEEKTGQLYIQQKIRGFCHLYIGQEALVAAAESAIRKEDRVITAYRDHAHPIARGVDAKYIMAELYAKATGCSKGKGGSMHMFSKEHNFFGGHGIVGGQIPLGAGIAFADKYNGNDRITLCYMGDGAVRQGALHEAFNMAMLWKLPVVFIIENNNYAMGTSVQRTSNVHDLYKIGLGFEMPSFQVDGMSCEAVHESIAQAAERARKGDGPTLLEIKTYRFRGHSMSDPGTYRSKDEVEEYKKQDPIEQVLATLKTNKWITDAEVEKMEEKIKAIVDESVKFAEDSPFPDPSELYKDVYVQEDYPYIRE
- the recO gene encoding DNA repair protein RecO codes for the protein MLATTESIVLSSLSYTDSSIIVKLYTKEFGFVSGYAKGIHGKKSKTKANIFQPASIIDVVYYSKENNSLKNIKEAKINFPYAEIPFHPIKSAIVFFSTEFFQKIIKESEPNFRLYDFVRFYFTSLDKRVNNYANFPILYLIKLSSYLGFSPFSNYSEETPIFNISEGMFVAENTQNRYLHLFADIETSLLLHQLLQKTFRDIKDADIPHTKRGVLIELLLNYYSVHTGISINLKSIDIIKSVLH